One Massilia sp. 9096 genomic window carries:
- a CDS encoding ABC transporter permease — MFAYILRRLWQMLPTMAGVVVLVFLLFNWVGGDPSYLLAGKMADAHAIASIRAQLGLDQPWYVQLGIFVKQIVTFDFGNAWSTGEPVSHILTSRLGPSLTVLVPLTVLETLVGIALALAVAFMRGSLTDRIVMIACTVGMSISILVYIIVFQYGLAYKLGLFPVQGWGEGFWENLLRYATLPILIGLAVSLAPTLRLFRSFVLDEVGQDYVRTARAKGLPERRIVWVHVLRNAAIPIITYVMANLPALLIGAFLLERFFGIPGIGREVILAVERSDFPVIKAITVYVAAATMVFNLLADLMYQAVDPRVKLA; from the coding sequence ATGTTTGCTTATATCCTGCGGCGCCTGTGGCAGATGTTGCCCACCATGGCGGGCGTCGTCGTGCTGGTGTTCCTGCTGTTTAACTGGGTGGGCGGCGATCCGTCCTACCTGTTGGCGGGCAAGATGGCGGATGCGCACGCGATCGCCAGCATCCGCGCCCAGCTCGGGCTGGACCAGCCGTGGTACGTCCAGCTCGGTATTTTCGTGAAGCAGATCGTCACCTTCGATTTCGGCAACGCCTGGAGCACGGGCGAGCCGGTGTCGCACATCCTGACCAGCCGCCTGGGGCCCTCGCTGACGGTGCTGGTCCCGCTGACCGTGCTCGAAACCTTGGTCGGCATCGCGCTGGCGCTGGCCGTGGCCTTCATGCGCGGCTCGCTGACCGACCGAATCGTGATGATCGCCTGCACGGTCGGCATGTCGATCTCGATCCTGGTCTACATCATCGTGTTCCAGTATGGCCTGGCCTACAAACTCGGCCTGTTTCCGGTGCAGGGCTGGGGCGAGGGCTTCTGGGAAAACCTGCTGCGCTACGCGACGCTGCCGATCCTGATCGGCCTGGCCGTGTCGCTGGCGCCGACGCTGCGCCTGTTCCGCAGTTTCGTGCTGGACGAGGTCGGCCAGGATTACGTGCGCACCGCGCGCGCGAAGGGCTTGCCGGAGCGGCGCATCGTCTGGGTGCACGTGCTGCGCAACGCGGCGATCCCGATCATCACCTACGTCATGGCCAACCTCCCGGCGCTGCTGATCGGCGCCTTTTTGCTCGAGCGCTTCTTCGGCATCCCAGGCATCGGGCGCGAAGTCATCCTGGCGGTCGAGCGCAGCGATTTCCCGGTCATCAAGGCGATCACGGTGTACGTCGCGGCCGCCACGATGGTGTTCAATTTGCTGGCCGACCTGATGTACCAGGCGGTCGATCCGCGCGTGAAGCTGGCATGA
- a CDS encoding ABC transporter permease, with protein MTDRTMGTDSATAFPMQASPGLWTLAWRRLRADRVAMASLAVVLLFLLSVVLSATGLVAADWEDEVAVNYAPPSFIGPDPALAALAQPQRPAPPNAFDPLAGDIAVLKAQLAREGRAVQKPKRTTLPFGADKWGHDVIKKTIKGGQTSIVVGLVAAFVAVALGTLFGALSGFYGGVVDDAFNWFYSVFTSIPSILMILAVAAVLQTRGVASIVLILGLTGWTGPYRLIRAEYIKHKAREYVMAADAIGASDWRKMFSHILPNVSHVALVQMSILVVGFIKAEVILSFLGFGVPVGTVSWGSMLNEAQNELILGKWWQLTAAATAMALLVTAFSLFADALRDALDPKLK; from the coding sequence ATGACGGACCGGACGATGGGTACCGACAGCGCGACCGCATTCCCGATGCAGGCCTCGCCCGGCCTGTGGACGCTGGCCTGGCGGCGCCTGCGCGCCGACCGCGTGGCGATGGCTTCGCTGGCCGTGGTGCTGCTGTTCCTGCTGTCGGTCGTGTTGTCGGCGACTGGGCTGGTCGCGGCCGACTGGGAAGACGAGGTCGCCGTCAACTACGCGCCGCCGAGCTTCATCGGCCCCGACCCGGCGCTGGCCGCGCTGGCACAGCCGCAACGGCCGGCCCCGCCGAACGCCTTCGATCCGCTGGCCGGCGACATCGCCGTGCTCAAGGCGCAATTGGCGCGAGAGGGGCGCGCGGTGCAAAAGCCCAAACGCACCACGCTGCCGTTCGGCGCCGACAAATGGGGCCACGACGTCATCAAGAAAACCATCAAGGGCGGCCAGACCTCGATCGTGGTCGGCCTGGTCGCGGCCTTCGTGGCGGTGGCGCTGGGCACCTTGTTCGGGGCGCTGTCCGGCTTTTACGGCGGGGTGGTCGACGATGCCTTCAACTGGTTCTACAGCGTGTTCACGTCGATCCCGTCGATCCTGATGATCCTGGCGGTGGCGGCGGTGCTGCAGACCCGGGGCGTGGCGAGCATCGTCCTGATCCTGGGCCTGACCGGCTGGACCGGACCGTACCGCCTGATCCGCGCCGAGTACATCAAGCACAAGGCGCGCGAATACGTGATGGCCGCCGACGCCATCGGCGCCTCGGACTGGCGCAAGATGTTCAGCCATATCCTGCCCAACGTCTCGCACGTGGCGCTGGTGCAGATGTCGATCCTGGTGGTCGGCTTCATCAAGGCCGAGGTGATCCTGTCGTTCCTCGGCTTTGGCGTGCCGGTCGGGACCGTCTCGTGGGGCAGCATGCTCAACGAGGCGCAGAACGAACTCATCCTCGGCAAGTGGTGGCAATTGACGGCCGCCGCCACTGCGATGGCGCTGCTGGTGACGGCCTTTTCCTTGTTTGCCGATGCACTGCGCGATGCGCTCGATCCCAAGTTGAAGTGA
- a CDS encoding ABC transporter ATP-binding protein: MSQSTIHETNLLEVRDLRISFRTDKKNKVEAVKGISFRVPADSTVALVGESGSGKSVSSLAVMGLLPAETTIIEPGSSIRFEGRELLALSQKERRNICGKDVSMIFQEPMSSLNPVFTVGFQIGEVLRLHMGMGKREARARTLALLEEVGIPDPAAKIDAYPSQMSGGQQQRVMIAMAIACEPKLLIADEPTTALDVTIQKQIVELIAKLQQRRRMAVLFITHDLGLVGEIADRVIVMRHGEVREEGSASQVLHAPEDPYTRALLACRPTLDARPLRLPTIADFLGQGGPAQARADAQTQRVRGYAPGDDNVLVVKGLSKSFWLREGWFGKREFQAVKDVSFTLARGKTLGVVGESGSGKTTVGLSLLRLHRASGGSALFDGRDLFAMSEREFQPYKRRIQIVFQNPYASLNPRFTVGQILLEPMRIHRIGASDAGRIEHAQYLLQRVGLPAQAIGRYPHEFSGGQRQRIAIARCLTMKPEILVCDESVSALDVSVQAQVLNLLQDLQDEYKMSYIFISHDLSVVKYISDRVMVMHHGSVVEMADSDELYRNPRHPYTQALLAAIPRAA; encoded by the coding sequence ATGAGCCAATCGACGATCCACGAGACGAATTTGCTAGAGGTGCGCGACCTGCGCATCTCGTTCAGGACCGACAAGAAAAACAAGGTCGAAGCGGTCAAGGGTATCTCCTTCCGCGTCCCGGCGGACAGCACGGTGGCGCTGGTGGGCGAATCGGGCAGCGGCAAGTCGGTCAGCTCGCTGGCCGTGATGGGCCTGCTCCCTGCTGAGACCACGATCATCGAGCCGGGTTCCTCGATCCGCTTCGAAGGGCGCGAGCTGCTTGCGTTGTCCCAAAAAGAGCGCCGGAACATCTGCGGCAAGGACGTCTCGATGATCTTCCAGGAACCGATGTCCTCGCTGAACCCGGTGTTCACGGTCGGTTTCCAGATCGGCGAAGTCCTGCGCCTGCACATGGGCATGGGCAAGCGCGAGGCGCGCGCGCGCACGCTGGCGCTGCTCGAGGAAGTCGGCATCCCCGACCCGGCCGCCAAGATCGACGCCTACCCGAGCCAGATGTCGGGCGGCCAGCAGCAGCGCGTGATGATCGCGATGGCGATCGCCTGCGAGCCCAAGCTCCTGATCGCCGACGAGCCCACCACCGCGCTCGACGTCACGATCCAGAAGCAGATCGTCGAGCTGATCGCGAAGCTGCAGCAGCGCCGGCGCATGGCGGTGCTGTTCATCACCCACGACCTCGGCCTGGTCGGCGAGATCGCCGACCGCGTGATCGTGATGCGCCACGGCGAAGTGCGCGAAGAGGGCTCGGCAAGCCAGGTGCTGCACGCGCCCGAGGACCCCTACACGCGCGCGCTGCTGGCCTGCCGCCCGACCCTGGACGCGCGGCCGCTGCGCCTGCCCACCATCGCCGACTTCCTCGGCCAAGGCGGCCCGGCCCAGGCGCGCGCGGACGCGCAGACGCAGCGCGTGCGGGGATACGCGCCCGGCGATGACAACGTGCTGGTCGTGAAGGGACTGTCGAAAAGCTTCTGGCTGCGCGAAGGCTGGTTCGGCAAGCGCGAGTTCCAGGCGGTGAAGGACGTTTCGTTCACGCTCGCGCGCGGCAAGACGCTGGGCGTGGTCGGCGAATCCGGCTCGGGCAAGACCACGGTCGGCCTGAGCCTGCTGCGCCTGCACCGCGCCAGCGGCGGCAGCGCGCTGTTCGACGGACGCGACCTGTTCGCCATGAGCGAGCGCGAGTTCCAGCCGTACAAACGGCGCATCCAGATCGTGTTCCAGAATCCGTACGCCTCGCTCAATCCGCGCTTCACGGTCGGCCAGATCCTGCTCGAGCCGATGCGCATCCACCGGATCGGCGCCAGCGACGCCGGGCGCATCGAGCATGCACAGTATCTGTTGCAGCGCGTCGGCCTGCCGGCCCAGGCCATCGGACGCTACCCGCACGAGTTTTCCGGCGGCCAGCGCCAGCGCATCGCGATCGCGCGCTGCCTGACCATGAAACCGGAGATCCTGGTGTGCGACGAATCGGTGTCGGCGCTGGACGTCTCGGTGCAGGCCCAGGTGCTGAACCTGCTGCAGGACCTGCAGGACGAGTACAAGATGAGCTACATCTTCATCTCGCACGACCTGTCGGTGGTGAAGTACATCTCGGACCGGGTGATGGTGATGCACCACGGCAGCGTGGTCGAGATGGCGGATTCGGACGAGCTGTACCGCAACCCCCGCCATCCCTACACGCAGGCGCTGCTGGCGGCGATTCCGCGCGCCGCTTGA